The Mugil cephalus isolate CIBA_MC_2020 chromosome 11, CIBA_Mcephalus_1.1, whole genome shotgun sequence genome includes a window with the following:
- the rhbg gene encoding ammonium transporter Rh type B has protein sequence MTDSSTNMRLKLPITCLILEIILIILFGTLVEYDYDTDAARFNSDRNGSQHDPMQNEFYYRYPSFQDVHVMIFIGFGFLMTFLQRYGFSSVGFNFLIAAFALQWATLMQGFLHGLHHGKVEIGVLSMINADFCTGSVLISFGAVLGKTSPVQLLVMAMFEVTLFAVNEHILVGILGTRDAGGSMTIHTFGAYFGLMVTRILYRPNLHKSKHKNSSVYHSDLFAMIGTIYLWMFWPSFNSAITEHGDAQHRTALNTYYSLAACTVSTYALSALTAHDGKLDMVHIQNAALAGGVAAGTAGEMMLTPYGSMIVGFLAGIISVLGFKYLSPILEEKLKIQDTCGVHNLHGMPGILGAIVGVVTTAVVSRNVYGEGLINVYPEVEREERDLHFQAGIQAASLAITLGIALLGGLIVGFILKLPVFGAPRDTECFEDSIYWEVPGEEPSHDNQLTVVKTEESEKLSCSTHPRED, from the exons ATGACGGACTCCTCAACCAACATGCGGCTGAAGCTGCCGATCACCTGCCTCATCCTGGagatcatcctcatcatcctctttGGCACACTGGTGGAGTATGACTATGACACAGACGCGGCAAGATTTAATTCAGACAGAAACGGCTCTCAACATGATCCCATGCAAAATGAATTCTACTACCGCTACCCAA GTTTCCAGGATGTGCACGTGATGATCTTTATCGGTTTTGGTTTCCTCATGACCTTCCTGCAGCGCTATGGTTTCAGCAGTGTGGGGTTCAACTTCCTGATAGCGGCCTTTGCATTGCAGTGGGCAACACTGATGCAGGGTTTCTTACACGGTTTACATCATGGGAAGGTTGAAATTGGGGTGTTGAG caTGATCAATGCTGATTTCTGCACTGGTTCTGTACTGATTTCATTTGGAGCAGTTTTGGGTAAAACTAGCCCTGTCCAGCTTCTTGTCATGGCAATGTTTGAAGTCACCTTGTTTGCAGTGAATGAACATATCCTTGTGGGCATCCTGGGA aCAAGGGATGCTGGAGGCTCCATGACCATCCACACATTTGGAGCCTACTTTGGCCTGATGGTGACCCGAATCTTGTACCGACCCAACCTGCACAAGAGCAAACACAAGAACAGCTCAGTCTATCATTCTGACCTGTTTGCTATGATTG GTACCATCTACTTGTGGATGTTCTGGCCCAGCTTCAACTCCGCCATCACAGAACACGGTGACGCCCAGCACCGCACAGCCCTGAACACCTACTACTCCCTGGCAGCTTGCACGGTGTCAACTTACGCCTTGTCTGCACTCACAGCTCATGATGGCAAACTGGACATG GTTCACATTCAAAATGCTGCTCTGGCCGGTGGAGTCGCAGCAGGAACAGCAGGTGAAATGATGCTGACACCTTACGGCTCCATGATCGTTGGTTTCCTGGCTGGCATCATCTCTGTTTTGGGATTCAAGTACCTCTca CCCATCCTGGAGGAAAAGCTAAAGATCCAGGACACCTGTGGAGTTCACAATCTGCACGGCATGCCTGGTATCCTGGGGGCGATTGTAGGAGTGGTCACTACTGCTGTGGTATCCCGAAATGTTTATGGAGAAGg TTTGATCAATGTGTACCCTGAagtggagagagaagaaagagattTGCATTTCCAGGCTGGTATTCAGGCAGCTTCCCTTGCTATCACCCTAGGCATTGCCTTGCTGGGAGGGCTCATTGTTG gtttcattttgaaactgcCTGTCTTTGGTGCTCCTCGTGACACCGAATGCTTTGAGGACAGCATCTACTGGGAG GTGCCTGGCGAGGAGCCGAGCCATGACAACCAGCTGACCGTTGTGAAGACAGAGGAGTCGGAGAAGCTCAGCTGCTCGACACACCCAAGGGAAGACtga